The Sphingosinicella humi genome has a window encoding:
- a CDS encoding alpha/beta fold hydrolase, which produces MLRSETAARPERMAKALEGLRRYQEARRDALPAPMPAITSISGATLRDYGGSGPPILFVPSLINPPSVLDLGEEKSLLRWLATQGFRPLLADWGWDVGQRRSLSVAGHVEQVILPFLDALGEPPVLVGYCLGGTMAIAAAARTEVSGVAAIASPWRFSGFPDEARAQLTRLWREADPAVQALGLLPMEVLQSAFWSLDPARTVAKFEAFADMPAGSAEARAFVRLEDWANDGPPLPEAAARELFEGFVETDAIGRGAWQVGGGRVDPGALRCPLLNIVSTTDRIVPAASAFPGGERIDLALGHVGMIVGSRAEAQLWQPLAAWLSRTAAEC; this is translated from the coding sequence ATGCTGCGCAGCGAGACCGCAGCAAGGCCGGAGCGGATGGCGAAGGCGCTGGAGGGGCTCCGCCGCTACCAGGAGGCGCGGAGGGACGCCCTGCCGGCGCCGATGCCGGCGATCACCTCCATCTCAGGCGCCACGCTTCGCGACTATGGCGGCAGCGGGCCTCCCATCCTGTTCGTCCCCTCGCTGATCAACCCGCCCAGCGTGCTCGATCTCGGCGAGGAGAAGTCGCTGCTCCGCTGGCTCGCCACCCAGGGCTTCCGGCCGCTACTCGCCGACTGGGGCTGGGACGTGGGCCAGCGCCGCTCCCTCTCGGTCGCCGGCCATGTCGAGCAGGTCATCCTTCCCTTCCTTGACGCATTGGGCGAGCCGCCCGTGCTGGTCGGCTACTGCCTCGGCGGTACCATGGCGATTGCCGCCGCCGCCCGAACCGAGGTGAGCGGCGTCGCCGCCATCGCCTCTCCATGGCGCTTCTCCGGTTTCCCGGACGAGGCACGCGCTCAGCTCACCCGTCTCTGGCGCGAGGCCGACCCAGCCGTCCAAGCGCTGGGGCTGCTGCCGATGGAGGTGCTGCAAAGCGCCTTCTGGAGCCTCGATCCGGCGCGGACCGTGGCCAAGTTCGAGGCCTTCGCCGACATGCCTGCCGGGAGCGCCGAGGCCCGCGCCTTCGTGCGGCTGGAGGATTGGGCCAACGACGGCCCGCCGCTCCCCGAAGCCGCCGCGCGCGAGCTGTTCGAGGGGTTCGTCGAGACCGACGCGATCGGCCGGGGCGCATGGCAGGTCGGCGGCGGACGGGTCGATCCGGGCGCGCTCCGCTGCCCCCTGCTGAACATCGTCTCGACGACCGATCGGATCGTGCCGGCGGCGAGCGCGTTTCCGGGAGGGGAGCGGATCGACCTGGCGCTGGGCCATGTCGGTATGATCGTCGGCAGCCGCGCCGAGGCCCAGCTGTGGCAGCCGCTCGCCGCCTGGCTTTCACGCACCGCTGCCGAGTGCTAG
- a CDS encoding class I SAM-dependent methyltransferase, giving the protein MRQSPIKASLIRAALLGALVIPAGACNAQADQGTSEPAAAADSSSALAAALAAPTRTPANVARDRYRHPAETLAFFGVDPGDTVVELWPGGGWYTEVLAPYLAASGKLYVVPSLGRSAETIAKKIASAPVYSQVTVAPLDPGKQPSPVPAGSADAVLTFRNVHNWLGSENNTPIADAVFAEAFRVLKPGGTLGVVEHRLPEDADAAREKQSGYVKASTVKALAEKAGFRFVEASEINANPKDTHDHPGGVWALPPTYTNKDADRAKYEAIGESDRMTLKFVKPE; this is encoded by the coding sequence ATGCGCCAGTCTCCAATCAAAGCGTCCCTGATCCGCGCCGCCCTGCTCGGCGCGCTTGTCATTCCCGCCGGCGCCTGCAACGCGCAGGCCGATCAGGGAACGAGCGAGCCCGCCGCGGCCGCCGACTCGAGCAGCGCGCTCGCCGCCGCCCTTGCCGCGCCGACGCGCACGCCCGCCAACGTCGCCCGCGATCGCTATCGCCACCCGGCCGAGACGCTCGCCTTCTTCGGCGTCGATCCCGGCGACACCGTCGTGGAGCTGTGGCCCGGCGGCGGCTGGTATACCGAGGTGCTGGCGCCTTATCTCGCCGCCTCCGGCAAGCTCTACGTAGTGCCGTCGCTCGGCCGCTCAGCGGAGACCATCGCCAAGAAGATCGCGAGCGCACCCGTCTATTCGCAGGTTACTGTCGCGCCACTCGACCCGGGCAAGCAGCCGAGCCCCGTCCCCGCCGGCAGCGCCGACGCGGTCCTCACCTTCCGCAACGTCCACAATTGGCTGGGCTCGGAAAACAATACGCCGATCGCGGACGCCGTCTTCGCCGAGGCATTCCGCGTACTGAAGCCCGGCGGCACCCTGGGTGTCGTCGAGCATCGTCTGCCCGAGGACGCGGACGCCGCCCGCGAGAAGCAGAGCGGCTATGTGAAGGCCTCGACCGTCAAGGCATTGGCGGAGAAGGCCGGCTTCCGCTTCGTCGAAGCGTCCGAGATCAACGCCAACCCGAAGGACACGCACGACCATCCCGGCGGCGTCTGGGCCTTGCCGCCGACCTACACCAACAAGGACGCCGATCGCGCGAAATACGAAGCCATCGGCGAGAGCGACCGAATGACCTTGAAGTTCGTGAAGCCGGAGTAG
- the phaR gene encoding polyhydroxyalkanoate synthesis repressor PhaR, whose amino-acid sequence MAASAPGDTVIIKKYANRRLYNTESSSYITLEHLAEMVRAKREFKVVDAKTGEDITHNVLTQIIMEQEASGKTMLPANFLRQLIAMYGDSMQGLVPQYLEASMEAFQRNQSQFRDAMTGAFANPFTEMAKRNMEMLAAATGAKSEKTPEPESDTKAELAELKEQMAALQRKLDKLGG is encoded by the coding sequence ATGGCGGCTTCGGCGCCCGGTGATACGGTCATCATCAAGAAATACGCCAATCGGCGCCTCTATAACACCGAAAGCTCGTCCTACATCACGCTCGAGCATCTCGCCGAGATGGTGCGGGCCAAGCGCGAGTTCAAAGTGGTCGACGCCAAGACCGGCGAGGACATCACCCACAATGTCCTGACCCAGATCATCATGGAGCAGGAGGCCAGCGGCAAGACGATGCTGCCCGCCAATTTCCTGCGCCAGCTGATCGCCATGTACGGCGATTCCATGCAGGGCTTGGTGCCGCAATATCTGGAGGCCTCGATGGAGGCGTTCCAGCGCAACCAGTCTCAGTTCCGCGACGCCATGACCGGCGCCTTCGCCAATCCCTTCACGGAGATGGCCAAGCGCAACATGGAGATGCTCGCCGCGGCCACCGGCGCGAAGTCGGAGAAGACGCCCGAGCCGGAGTCGGATACCAAGGCCGAGCTGGCCGAGCTCAAGGAGCAGATGGCCGCGCTCCAGCGCAAGCTCGACAAGCTGGGGGGCTGA